From a region of the Solanum stenotomum isolate F172 unplaced genomic scaffold, ASM1918654v1 scaffold9649, whole genome shotgun sequence genome:
- the LOC125853141 gene encoding elongation factor 1-delta-like — translation MARDVLSIHVSTVASESAFSTGGRILDSYRISLSPKTVEALICTQQWIRSLSKEWKVQNYLEEVQKIEEIEKVDLFGEETEEEKKAAEERAAALKASGKKKESSKSSVLMDVKPWDDETDMKKLEEAVRSVHMEGLTFGASKLVPVGYGIKKLQIMLTIVDDLVSMDDLIKNYLTVEPINEYVQSCDIVAFNKI, via the exons atgGCAAGGGATGTTCTTTCTATTCATGTGTCCACTGTTGCATCTGAATCAGCCTTCAGTACAGGTGGTCGTATTCTTGATTCATATCGGATTTCTTTATCACCAAAGACAGTAGAAGCTCTTATTTGCACTCAACAATGGATACGGTCACTTTCTAAAGAATGGAAGGTTCAAAATTATTTGGAGGAAgttcaaaaaattgaagaaattgaaaaag TTGACCTATTTGGTGAGGAAACTGAAGAGGAAAAGAAGGCTGCTGAAGAACGTGCTGCAGCATTGAAGGCTTCAGGGAAGAAGAAAGAATCTAGCAAGTCCTCAGTTCTCATGGATGTCAAGCCATGGGATGATGAGACTGATATGAAAAAGCTTGAAGAAGCAGTTCGTAGTGTTCATATGGAAGGATTGACTTTTGGAGCATCTAAACTTGTTCCTGTTGGATATGGTATAAAGAAGCTGCAAATTATGCTTACCATTGTGGATGATTTGGTCTCCATGGATGATCTCATCAAGAATTATCTAACGGTTGAAC